A window from Aerosakkonema funiforme FACHB-1375 encodes these proteins:
- a CDS encoding transposase, with amino-acid sequence MKKMNLIPSFYTQHLKRQLKRAEFLILDILVVMLQQHRRVKLEELAGQFPQKILFESRRKKLQRFLSLPHLTIAQIWWPLFTYWLTKNFEPTEVLYMAIDRTQWGLVNLIVVSLIYDKRAIPIYFEVLPNLGNTNADKQIEVLAQVMPLLSNYTTVVLGDREFCSVDLAQWLRRQSQTYFCLRLKRNEYIEIAPDIWHQLQELGVTPGFSIYL; translated from the coding sequence ATGAAAAAAATGAATTTAATACCTTCATTTTACACCCAACACTTAAAAAGGCAACTAAAAAGAGCAGAGTTTTTAATTTTGGATATATTAGTTGTGATGCTACAACAGCATCGAAGAGTAAAGTTAGAAGAATTGGCTGGCCAATTTCCTCAAAAGATACTATTTGAAAGTCGCCGCAAAAAATTACAGAGATTCCTGTCATTACCACACCTAACAATCGCCCAAATTTGGTGGCCACTATTCACTTATTGGTTAACGAAGAATTTTGAGCCAACTGAAGTATTATATATGGCGATTGACCGCACCCAATGGGGATTGGTAAATTTAATAGTTGTGAGTCTAATTTACGACAAAAGAGCTATCCCTATCTACTTTGAAGTTCTGCCTAACTTAGGTAACACAAACGCAGACAAGCAGATAGAGGTACTGGCGCAAGTTATGCCTTTATTAAGTAATTATACAACAGTGGTTTTGGGAGATAGAGAATTCTGTTCAGTCGATCTAGCCCAATGGCTTAGAAGGCAATCTCAGACGTACTTTTGCCTACGGTTAAAACGGAATGAATATATTGAAATAGCTCCAGATATCTGGCATCA
- a CDS encoding Ig-like domain-containing protein — MATIGQPLTACGVDRLLSPLQVIKKVSDNSVVETIAVTSTNVTVSGSQLTINPTADLAQSTDYYVEITNWSLDYRTWGAIV; from the coding sequence TTGGCAACAATCGGTCAACCCCTTACTGCGTGCGGGGTTGACCGATTGTTGTCTCCCCTCCAGGTCATCAAGAAAGTTTCTGACAACTCAGTTGTCGAAACCATTGCCGTTACAAGCACTAATGTCACCGTTAGTGGTAGTCAACTCACGATTAACCCAACCGCAGATTTAGCACAAAGCACCGATTACTACGTTGAAATAACTAACTGGAGTTTAGACTATCGCACCTGGGGTGCGATAGTCTAA